The following nucleotide sequence is from Borreliella spielmanii.
ACGATAATTACAACTTTGAATATTTAAAAGAGAAAATAATCGATGTAGAGAAGACTTTACGAAAAGATATATCTAATTTAGATATTAAGATTGATACCGTAGAAAAGAATTTACAAAAAGATATATCTAATTTAGATATTAAGATTGATACTGTAGAGAAGGGTTTAAATACTAAAATAGATAGTGTAGAGAAAAATTTACAAAAAGATATATCTAATTTGGATACTAAAATAGATAATATAGAAAAGGGTTTAAATACTAAAATAGATAGTGTAAATACCAAGATAGATTTTGTAGAGAAGAATTTAACCATTAAGATAGATAGTTT
It contains:
- the bdr gene encoding Bdr family repetitive protein encodes the protein MNNLAYRTYNIESIKNEFLNIGFSEEAIDFVFLHNDNYNFEYLKEKIIDVEKTLRKDISNLDIKIDTVEKNLQKDISNLDIKIDTVEKGLNTKIDSVEKNLQKDISNLDTKIDNIEKGLNTKIDSVNTKIDFVEKNLTIKIDSLDTKIDSVKSELTNKIDSVSAKIDNEVKNLRKDLNTGNRLIHFMILTAAILGPILNALFMKYLQFIK